Below is a window of Fulvitalea axinellae DNA.
ACCCAAGATTTTCCAACTCAGTAGTAGTAAACAACCTGGACTTGCCGAACTCGGTCATATTGGCCAACAAAGGCACGTCCAAAGCCTCGCGGAACGCCTCAAACTCCCGCTCGTCTTTCATCGCCTCCGGAAAGATCATATCCGCTCCGGCGTCAACATAAGCCTTCGCCCTGTCGATAGCCTTGTCCAAACCTTCCACCCCGCGGGCGTCGGTACGGGCTATAAGCAGGAAATTCTCGTCAGTCTTGGCATCGGATGCGGCTCGTACTTTTTGGCACATCACGTCCCGATCCACAAGCTGTTTGTTATCCAAGTGACCGCAACGCTTAGGGTTTATCTGGTCTTCCAGGTGACAACCCGCTATGCCCAAATACTCCAACTCCTTGATAGTACGCGCAACGCTCATTGTCTCACCAAAACCCGTATCGGCATCCATAATGGCGGGCAACGAAGTGACACGCGCAATCTGCGAAGCTCTCTGCCCCACTTCCGTAAGCGTAGTCATACCGATATCGGGCAAGCCCAAATCGTTTGACATTACGGCACCGGAAACGTACACGCCCTCAAAGCCTTGCTGTTCGATCACCATGGCCACCATTGGGCTGTATGCGCCCGGAAATTGCAACAGCTTCCCGCTATTAAGCGCCTGCCGTAAGTTCTTTCTCTTTTCCTGTGGAGATACCGGACTGATTATCATCGAAAATACCTTTACGTTCGTTTGACTTCAAGTAAGCTGGGGCCACCTTAACGTTGAGTTGTTTTACCTCGTCGGCGGTGAGTTCCGGAAGGCGCTCAACCAAGTTGATAAAGCGATCGCGCTCCTCTTTGGTGATGATTCCTTCGGTTAGGGTGTCGAACTTCTGAATATAGTTTTCCCTTACGAACGGACGGGCACCGGCCGGGTGGGCATTCGCGCGCTCAAGCTCATCGGCGATTACGAAACCGTCTTTCAACGTGATGATTACGCGTCCGCCAAAGGCTTTCTTGTCAGGATCTTTGTCGTGGTAAAGCTCGGTCCACTTCGGTTTTTCCACCGTTGAGATCTTCTTCCACAAATCAACAGTCTCCGCACGCTGGGCACGCTCCGGAGTGTAGCTCTTCTCATGATGCCAGAACCCATCTTCAAGAGCAACGGCAAATATATACATGATCGAATGATCAAGAGTCTCGCGAGTAGCGTACGGATCGAACTTCTGCGGGTCGTTAGAGCCCGTTCCGATCACGTAATGCGTATGGTGGCTAGTCTCGATCAAAATAGACTCGATCTGGCTGAAATCCTTCACTTGCTCGCGCATACGGAAAGCCAAGTCGATCAAAGCCTGCGACTGGTACTCAGCAGAGTGCTCCTTGGTATAAGTCTCCAAGATGGCGCGCTTCTCCTCGCCTTGTTCAGGCAACGGCACGGTATACTCTGCCTCCGGACCACTAAGAATCCAAGCGATAACGGAATCCTCTCCCTCGTATATAGGCGACGGGCTCTTCTCTCCCCTCATCGCGCGGTCGACCGCCTCGATGGCCAGTTTGGCGCCATGACCAGGCACATACGCTTTCCAGCTAGAAATCTCGCCCTTACGCGACTGACGCGTACTGATAGACACATGCAAAGCCTGCTGAATAGCCTGATAAACCGTCTCGGTATCAAGTCCTAACAACGTAGCGACCCCGATAGCCTGAGCCGGGCAAAGGTGCCCAACGTGGTCAATCTTATGCTCGTGCAAGCAAATACCTTTCACCAAATCAACGTGTGCTTCGTAAGCCGCCACAATGCCTTTCAAAAGAGCTTTTCCGTCACGGTTAGTTTGTTGGGCCACAGCCAATACCGGCGGAATATTGTCGCCCGGATGCGAATAGTCGGCTGCCAAGAAAGTATCGTGGTAGTCCAACTCCCTCACCGCCACGCAGTTTGCCCAAGCGGCCCACTCGGCATGCACAGGCTTGTCGGTATCATGACCGAAAACCGTAGCGCCACCCGGCTTGGCATGCGCCAAGGCTTGGGCCCGAGCGTTTACGATCGGAGTACGGTTAAGTGAGGCTACCGCCACCGAAGCGTTGTCGATGATCCGGTTGATGACCATATCCACCACTTCGTCACTGATTTCAACATCATCCGTGGCCATTCTGGCCAGCTTCCAAGCCAACTGCTCCTCCTTTGCCAAATTGGCTTTGGACGGATACGTCTTTACAATATGTTTCTTCATCGTAAAAAAGGTATATGTACACTAATTAAGTGTTTCCTACTAAACGCAACGGGCCTTCCTTCGAAGGCAAAAATGGATTCCGGAATTACCCGAATCTTATTCGGACGAAACCCGGACAAATACAGACAAACGATTGTTTCAATTATGAAACGCTTGTTTGAATTAAAAGACTAACGGATAAAAAAGCAAATTCTGGAGTTTTCCTTTAATTGGGAAAACACAACCGAATTAAGGTAAAATAATACAATCAAATCCAAACAAACAGACATAAGCTAATTGCCTCTCCGAAACCTAATTAGCATTAAAAAAGTCGAATGGGTAATCCATTCGGGTAAAATTGACAGATCCAACATTTCTACCCCACCTTACAGTTTTGTATTTGAAACGCACCAGTCCGTATTTTTTTACCGTCGAATTTTTGAAGAACAAAAAGTGAATTTATAGGAGAAAATGAAAAAAAATCAGCTAAACAAGGTCAATCCGAAAATAGTCACGCTTTAATGCTTAAACCAAGCAGCCCCAAAAACTATCTACTTTTTGAAGGCAACAACACCTTATTTAAAGCATTTGTACCTTTTCATAGAATCACATATGTTTGTACGCAAACAGATCAACGTATATGAAAAGAATATTGATTTTTTGCTTTCTTTTTTTGCTCGTAGCCACTTTTTCGCATGCTCAAAACCGGCATGAGAAAATGAAAGCCCAAGCGACAAAGGAAGCCCAAACCCTCCGGCAACGCTTAATCCAGGAAAAAGGCTATACATACCCGGAAGACACTCTGTCAGTAAACTACAAAGTGGATATGTTTATCGTCGAAAAAACACTCGAGAATCACATTGATGCGGACCTCTCCACGGCCAATTCAATAAATGCCGTTTACGCTTATGAAAAGGACCTCGACAGCTTGCTGAACAAGTACTACCGACTTCTGTACAAACGCTTAAAACCTGAAGACAAACAAACGCTAAAGAATGCGCAACGCAATTGGATTAAGTTCCGAGACTCTGAACGAGCCCTTGTCGCCACAATGTCACATGAACGATATACGGGCGGAGGCACAATACAAGGACAAATCAAAGCAATGAACTTCGCCCAAATCACCAAACGAAGAGTGGAACAACTGTATGGCCACCTTTCCAGAATTACGTTCTGACATTTATTTAGACTAAAGGCTCCGCTACTCCGGAGCCTCTCTTTTGGGCTATTAACCTTCTTATTATTTTTCCAAAATCTGTTTCAGGTTTTTAAGCCCCGTATCTAGATCGTCCGCAATCATTTTTTCGAAATCCATAAAAAGGAACATCAGATTCATCGGGTAATCCATATGCCCGTGGAAACCCCACTTTACCGTAGTCCCTCCCTCTTGGTGATCTTCCGTAATCATATACGCAGGCTCGGTAGCCTCAAAAGGTTTCAGAAACCGAAGCTCAAAATCAATCCGTTTGCCCGCTATAAGCTTTTTGATCTCCTGCTCGCCATGTCCCACTTCCTCATTGTCACTTTCCCACGCCGACACAAAGCCCTCAGTACCATCCACACCCTTATATGTCTTTTTCATATCGGGATCCATTTTCGCCCATTTACTGTAATTGTCTTGGTTCTTCAGGAATTTGATGTAATCAAACACCTCAGTCCGCGGACGGTTGATCACAATCGACCGCTCCACGTCATAACTCTTTTGAACGAAAATGGCGATGATAAACGGCAAAGCCAATATCACTCCCAAAGCGATAAGAATCTTTTTTAGAACTTTCATTTTAGTGTTGTTAAAATTTGTGGATCTGGAGTTTATGAAAAATAGAGAAATACAATCAGACTCAAAAAAAACTAAATTCCTATTTCTATTTTTTCTATTTACGGATCTTACTTCCCTCCTTATTTTCGCCCTCCAACCACTAAGCGAACAGGCACAACACCATAATGACTTATCTTAGTTTTACTTTCTTCAAGAACGCAGAAAATAACGGAATTTAACCTGCCACCAAGAACCAAACACCTTTTACGACTCCCACTCCTACAGATGTAAAAAACCAAGCGTACAACGGCAAAAAAGCGTAAAAAGGGTAGCCCATATCCCTATAAATATTGGGTTGTAAGTTAAAGCACAAAGCTACCTTCTCGGATAACCACCACAAAAAAAACAGCATTGCCAAAGCAAAAGTCAAAACGCCAAGCTCCATAAAGAAATATCCCCATGAAACGGAATTCGGAATAGCGCAAAGCAAACCCACAACTACCCAGCCCATGTAAATATTTGAGCTGTAAAAAAGGAACTTGACATCATGGAACTTCGTAATGAGAAGAATCAAAACCATGATTAGAATAAACACCGCTCCTTGCCCGACCGGATCGGTTAGTTTACTGAGAAATTCAAAAAAGTTCATTATAGTATATGTTAAAAGTCCGGGTTGTTCAAACAGCTTATATTGTCTGTATATATTGAATCGCTCAAGGTAATATAACTATTCTCAAATATGATCACGTAAGCAAAATACAAAAAACAGTACTCCTACGAAATTCCCGCACCAAAATACTTGAACACAAAAAACAAACCCAGCCCAACTCCGAAAATTCGAAGTCAGGCCGGGCATTATTGTCTTTTCCAGAAAAGGCTTTAATCCTTATTTTTTATGCCTTCCCTCCAATACTTCCACCACTTCGTCAAGACTGATCTCTTTCGCCTCAAGCAGAACCAAATAATGGTAAAGCAAATCGGCCGCCTCATTACGGAAAAGTTCGTAGTCGTTGTCTTTGGCTTCGATAACTATTTCCACGGCTTCCTCTCCTACTTTCTGGGCCACTTTATTGATGCCTTTCTTGAATAACGAGGCCGTATAGGATTCATCGTTCGGGTTTTCCTTACGGTCTTTAATCACCGCCCTCAGGTGGTCGATAAACAGCGTACGGCTATCGTTCTTTTCCTTGAAGCAAGTGTCGGCACCCGTGTGGCATGTCGGGCCCATCGGCTCGGCTTTTACCAAGAGGGCGTCTTGGTCGCAATCCACCAAGATGTCTTTTACCTTCAGGTAATTTTCAGATGTTTCCCCTTTGGTCCAAAGACGGTTTTTGGTCCGGCTAAAGAACGTCACCAAACCTTTTTCCTTTGTTACGGCCAAAGCCTCCTCATTCATATATCCGAGCATCAGCACTTTGCCCGTGGCGTAATCCTGTATAATTGCGGGTACGAGTCCGTCCCCTTTTGAAAAATCGAGAGTCATTTTTTCGGTATTAGGTAATTGGTATGAGGTATTAGGTAGTTAGTGAATCGGAATGAGATATTTGGTATTCAGCATTAGGTGTTGATTAAAAGGATAATCGGAAGAATGACCTAATACTTAAAACCTAAGACCCTATCCCACTACCCTAATCGGCAGGCCTTCGGCCTTGAGATATGCTTTGAGTTGGGGAACCGGTATTTCACTGAAGTGAAAAATACTTGCGGCCAAAGCGGCGTCGGCTTTTCCGGCTTCGAATACAGTTTTGAAATGCTCTTCCGTTCCCGCTCCGCCGGAAGCGATTACTGGAATGGGCAACTGCTCCGATATTTCGGCGGTAAGTTCGTCGGCGAAGCCGGCTTTGGTTCCGTCGTGGTCCATTGATGTCAAGAGGATCTCGCCCGCACCGCGCCTGGCCACTTCGTTGCACCACTCTATAGTGTCTATTTTTGTCGGAGTACGACCGCCGTGGGTGTGTACCCGGTGGCCGTCTTCGGTATGGCGGGTATCCACGGCCACCACCAAACACTGCGAGCCGAATTGGCCGGCAATTTCATCCACGAGACCGGGATTGCGAACGGCCGCCGAATTTACGGCTATCTTGTCGGCGCCTGCGTAGAGCATGGCCGAGACGTCATCTACGGAGGTTACTCCGCCACCTACGGTAAAGGGGATATTGATGGTTTTGGCAATGCGGGTTACCAGCTCGGCCAAGGTTTTACGTTTTTCCACCGTGGCGGTGATATCGAGAAACACCAGTTCGTCGGCGCCCTGCTCTACGTAGGTTTTGGCCAGCTCCACTGGATCGCCGGCGTCGCGAAGATTTACGAAGTTGGTTCCCTTAACAGTCCTGCCGTCCTTGATGTCCAGACAGGGTATTATTCTTTTTGTCAACATATAAAATCGGAATCAGAAAGGGGCGCCGTCAGGAATGTCCCAGCGTGGAGCCCTTGGTCCGGAAAAAAAACCGGTAAACAAAATGCGCCGCCAAGGCGAAAGGCCAACCCAAAATGGCCATCAGCGCAAACACAAACGTAGCGGGAAAAGCGCACATAGGGCCGTTGTTGGCCAAGGCTACGGAATAAACTGTGGACGGGACAAGCACCAAAACGGTAAGCGCCAGAAAAAGTATCAGCCCGGAGCGGTCACTCTTGAAGACCCTACCGGAATAGCGGTAAGCCAACACTTGAAGAAATACCACTACGGCGACAAATATTGCGACTTCTGACATGACTTTCGGTTTTAAGGTTAGAAAATCCTACCGCCACTATTCTCCGACACTTTCCGGGAAAGATTCTCGTTTCTAATCGAAACGCTCACGTACGGCTTCACCATCTTAAACGGACATGAACCTAAGTTCAACAGATGACCAACCGAATATTTTCCCTTGTCCGCATAATTTAATGAAACCTTTCGATTTCTCGCAAGCTTATTCGCCCTTCGTAAATGGCCTTGCCCGTAATTGCCCCAAAACAGCCGATTTCGGATAATTCATGCAAATCATCCATAGTGGCCACTCCACCGCTGGCGATCAATCGCATATCCGGGAAGCGCTCCATCATCTTTTTATACAATTCGGTGGCCGCGCCCTGCAGCATTCCGTCTTTGGAAACGTCCGTGCAAATCACTTCCCGCAAACCGGTTTCCCAGTAGCTTTCGAGGAATTCGTAAAGATCCAATGACGAGGTTTCCTGCCATCCGCTCACCGCTATTTTCTCATCTATAACATCGGCTCCGAGAATGATCTTGTCCGGGCCGTACTTGGCTATCCAAGACTCGAACAAAGGGCGATTTTTCACGGCGATGCTTCCGCCGGTAATCTGTCCCGCTCCACTTTCGAAGGCTATGCGTACATCGTCGTCGGTACGCAGGCCACCGCCGAAGTCGATCTTCAGGCCGGTCTTTGAGGCAATCCGCTCCAATACCTTGTAGTTGATGATCTTGCCGGCTTTGGCGCCGTCCAAATCCACCAAATGCAGGCGCTCAATGCCGGCTCCCTCAAAGTTTTTGGCCACCTCCAGCGGATCGCTGTGGTATTCTTTTTTGGTATCGTAATCGCCTTTGGTCAGCCGGACGCACTTGCCTCCGATCAGGTCTATGGCTGGAATGATTTTCATGGGGGTATGAAGTATTTGGTATTCGGTCTTAAGTACTGATTCGGCTAAGCATTATCGGCAACATTACCTATACTTAACACCCAAGACCTAACACCTATTTATAACTCTAAGAAATTCTTGAGAATCAACTCTCCTTCTTTTCCGCTTTTTTCGGGATGGGCCTGTACCGCATAGAAGTTGTCTTTGTGCAGGGCCGCGCTGAAGGTTTTGATATAGTCCGTTTGGGCTATGGTTTGCTCACCGAGCTCGGCGTAATAGCTGTGAACATAGTAGAAAAAGGGTTCATTAAGGCCTTTGAACAACGGGCTTTTCAAATCCGTCAACTTATTCCAACCTACATGCGGGACTTTGTCCAGTGGCGGAAATTTACGCACGTTTACATCAAAAACGCCCAAGCAGTCGGTATCGCCTTCTTCGGAATGCTTGCACAGAAGCTGTAGCCCGAGGCAAACGCCCAAGAACGGTTGTTTAAGATCACGGATAACTTGGTCCAAGCCTTTGGCCTTGAGGTAAGTCATACACGTGCTGGCCTCGCCCTGTCCGGGAAAGATGATTTTATCGGCCGACCGGATTTCCTCCACCTCGTCGGTCAAAATAGGCGTAACACCCAAACGCTCCAAAGCGTTGATAACTGAGGTGACGTTGCCGGCGTTGTATTTAATTATTGCTGTTTTCATCAGACAGTAAAAAGTCAAGAGTAAAGCGTAAAGAGTAGGTCACGCTTATCTTTTAAGGTAAAATGCGAGAAGACCATTCAAGTCTTACTCGCTATATCCATTGCGTCTTTCGACTTAAATATAAAGCATTAGTTACTCTGTCTCCCCTTCCAAAGGATTACCAAAAGGCCCGGATTTCTTAACCGCTCTGGAGAAAGCGGCCAATTCGGGATATTCCATTTCCAAAAGCAATTCGTCGCCCAACAGAACGCTGGCTAAGCCTTCGTCCCAAGCTATCGTCAGGTCATCGGCATTGAGGTCGGTTTTTACCGCAAACTCCGACGCGTATTCGCGAATCAACGGCGGTTGGAAAGACGCTTCTATGTATTTCCGAACATCATCATTTGTATCGATCAACAGCCCTCTGGAGCATACAAAACCGTCAAGCAGGATCTCGTTATCCTCGTTTGTCAGGTATGCCCAAACCGAATGCTCGTCGCCGCTAATAATCAGCCCGACCCCTTCTTCTTGATTAAATTCCGAAATATAAATCTCGTTTGCGTCTTCCATCTCCTTCCGTTTACGCCGGGGACTCTTTGTCGTCCCCGTTCCCCAATGTTATTTATAAACCTTTGACTTCCTTTACGAACTCACGTATTGGTCCGTCAAAATCCTTTTCGTTCTCAGTTAGCAAATTCACGAACGCACTTCCGATGATGGCTCCCGAAGCGTATTTCGACGCCCTTTCGAAAGTTTGCCTATTTGAAATTCCAAAACCTATCAGCCTTGGGGTTTTCAGGTTCATGGCCTCAATTCGCTTGAAATATTCTTCCTGAGCGTCCTCCACGCTTCCTTTCGCCCCGGTAATGGCATTTGAGGAAACCATATACAAGAACCCGGTCGAGATCTCGTCGATTTGGCGGATGCGTTCTTCTTTCGTCGTCGGTGAGATCAAAAG
It encodes the following:
- the prpB gene encoding methylisocitrate lyase gives rise to the protein MIISPVSPQEKRKNLRQALNSGKLLQFPGAYSPMVAMVIEQQGFEGVYVSGAVMSNDLGLPDIGMTTLTEVGQRASQIARVTSLPAIMDADTGFGETMSVARTIKELEYLGIAGCHLEDQINPKRCGHLDNKQLVDRDVMCQKVRAASDAKTDENFLLIARTDARGVEGLDKAIDRAKAYVDAGADMIFPEAMKDEREFEAFREALDVPLLANMTEFGKSRLFTTTELENLGYNLVIYPVTTQRLAMKAVEDGLSTIRKEGTQESLLDNMQTRKRLYEVLDYENYNEYDQSLYNFTL
- a CDS encoding SRPBCC family protein, producing the protein MKVLKKILIALGVILALPFIIAIFVQKSYDVERSIVINRPRTEVFDYIKFLKNQDNYSKWAKMDPDMKKTYKGVDGTEGFVSAWESDNEEVGHGEQEIKKLIAGKRIDFELRFLKPFEATEPAYMITEDHQEGGTTVKWGFHGHMDYPMNLMFLFMDFEKMIADDLDTGLKNLKQILEK
- the hisF gene encoding imidazole glycerol phosphate synthase subunit HisF; its protein translation is MLTKRIIPCLDIKDGRTVKGTNFVNLRDAGDPVELAKTYVEQGADELVFLDITATVEKRKTLAELVTRIAKTINIPFTVGGGVTSVDDVSAMLYAGADKIAVNSAAVRNPGLVDEIAGQFGSQCLVVAVDTRHTEDGHRVHTHGGRTPTKIDTIEWCNEVARRGAGEILLTSMDHDGTKAGFADELTAEISEQLPIPVIASGGAGTEEHFKTVFEAGKADAALAASIFHFSEIPVPQLKAYLKAEGLPIRVVG
- a CDS encoding lysozyme inhibitor LprI family protein; translation: MKRILIFCFLFLLVATFSHAQNRHEKMKAQATKEAQTLRQRLIQEKGYTYPEDTLSVNYKVDMFIVEKTLENHIDADLSTANSINAVYAYEKDLDSLLNKYYRLLYKRLKPEDKQTLKNAQRNWIKFRDSERALVATMSHERYTGGGTIQGQIKAMNFAQITKRRVEQLYGHLSRITF
- a CDS encoding MmgE/PrpD family protein, which produces MKKHIVKTYPSKANLAKEEQLAWKLARMATDDVEISDEVVDMVINRIIDNASVAVASLNRTPIVNARAQALAHAKPGGATVFGHDTDKPVHAEWAAWANCVAVRELDYHDTFLAADYSHPGDNIPPVLAVAQQTNRDGKALLKGIVAAYEAHVDLVKGICLHEHKIDHVGHLCPAQAIGVATLLGLDTETVYQAIQQALHVSISTRQSRKGEISSWKAYVPGHGAKLAIEAVDRAMRGEKSPSPIYEGEDSVIAWILSGPEAEYTVPLPEQGEEKRAILETYTKEHSAEYQSQALIDLAFRMREQVKDFSQIESILIETSHHTHYVIGTGSNDPQKFDPYATRETLDHSIMYIFAVALEDGFWHHEKSYTPERAQRAETVDLWKKISTVEKPKWTELYHDKDPDKKAFGGRVIITLKDGFVIADELERANAHPAGARPFVRENYIQKFDTLTEGIITKEERDRFINLVERLPELTADEVKQLNVKVAPAYLKSNERKGIFDDNQSGISTGKEKELTAGA
- the hisIE gene encoding bifunctional phosphoribosyl-AMP cyclohydrolase/phosphoribosyl-ATP diphosphatase HisIE, with protein sequence MTLDFSKGDGLVPAIIQDYATGKVLMLGYMNEEALAVTKEKGLVTFFSRTKNRLWTKGETSENYLKVKDILVDCDQDALLVKAEPMGPTCHTGADTCFKEKNDSRTLFIDHLRAVIKDRKENPNDESYTASLFKKGINKVAQKVGEEAVEIVIEAKDNDYELFRNEAADLLYHYLVLLEAKEISLDEVVEVLEGRHKK
- the hisA gene encoding 1-(5-phosphoribosyl)-5-[(5-phosphoribosylamino)methylideneamino]imidazole-4-carboxamide isomerase; protein product: MKIIPAIDLIGGKCVRLTKGDYDTKKEYHSDPLEVAKNFEGAGIERLHLVDLDGAKAGKIINYKVLERIASKTGLKIDFGGGLRTDDDVRIAFESGAGQITGGSIAVKNRPLFESWIAKYGPDKIILGADVIDEKIAVSGWQETSSLDLYEFLESYWETGLREVICTDVSKDGMLQGAATELYKKMMERFPDMRLIASGGVATMDDLHELSEIGCFGAITGKAIYEGRISLREIERFH
- the hisH gene encoding imidazole glycerol phosphate synthase subunit HisH, whose translation is MKTAIIKYNAGNVTSVINALERLGVTPILTDEVEEIRSADKIIFPGQGEASTCMTYLKAKGLDQVIRDLKQPFLGVCLGLQLLCKHSEEGDTDCLGVFDVNVRKFPPLDKVPHVGWNKLTDLKSPLFKGLNEPFFYYVHSYYAELGEQTIAQTDYIKTFSAALHKDNFYAVQAHPEKSGKEGELILKNFLEL